Proteins found in one Callospermophilus lateralis isolate mCalLat2 unplaced genomic scaffold, mCalLat2.hap1 Scaffold_413, whole genome shotgun sequence genomic segment:
- the LOC143640643 gene encoding uncharacterized protein LOC143640643: protein MTPNHTQEYSPENGLKHIFHEVISAKYRSCDLDYFPQKKIWKTTSDSEHQKSYRISGLVYHQRIYTGEKLYKYKEKQPKLLVKKKGLIYHRGTHNGEKPYKCKDCAKAFGQQSILIHHRRTHTGEKSYKCKDCGKAFGKKSHLIYHGRNHTEEKSYKCKECDKGFGKKSDLIRHSRTHSGEKPYKCKDCGKAFGKKSHLICHRRTHTGKKPYKCTDCGKAFGKKSYLIYHSRTHTGEKLYKCKECAKAFAQKSILIHHRRTHTGEKPYKCKDCGKAFGQKSHLIYHRRTHTREKPYKCKECDKAFGQKSDLIRHSRTHSREKPYKCKECDKAFGKTSDLIRHSRTHSGEKPYKCKDCNKAFGRKSDLIYHSRTHTGEKPYNCKDCGKAFGKKSHLICHRRTHTGEKPYKCTDCGKAFGQKSDLIYHSRTHTGEKPYKCKEFGKAFSQKSIPIRHRRTHTGEKPYNCKDCGKAFGQKSHLIYHGRTHTGEKPYKCKECDKAFGQKSDLIRHSRTHSGEKPYKCKECDEAFAKKSDLIRHSRTHTGEKPYKCKDCNKAFVRKSDLIYHSRTHTGEKPHKCKDCGKAFAKKSYLICHRRTHTGEKPYKCTDCGKAFGQKSELIYHRRTHTGEKPYNCKDCGKAFGQKSHLIYHGRTHTGEKPYKCKECDKAFGQKSDLIRHSRTHSGEKPYKCKECDKAFAKKSDLIRHSRTHTGEKPYKCKDCNKAFGRKSDLIYHSRTHTGEKPHKCKDCGKAFAKKSHLICHRRTHTGEKPYKCTDCGKAFGQKSELIYHRRTHTGEKPYKCKECGKAFAQKSIPIRHRRTHTGEKPYNCKDCGKAFGQKSHLIYHGRTHTGEKPYRCKECDKAFGQKSDLIRHSRTHSGEKPYKCKECDKAFGKKSDLIRHSRTHSGEKPYKCKDCNKAFGRKSDLIYHGRTHTGDKPYKCKDCGKAFGKKSHLIYHGRTHNGEKPYKCSECGKAFGDKSNLTRHSRNDCGEKSYHFKLENNPESS from the exons atgactccTAATCATACCCAAGAATATTCACCAGAAAATGGcctaaaacatatatttcatgaagtGATAAGTGCAAAATATAGAAGTTGTGATCTTGACTATTTTCcacaaaagaaaatatggaaaactacaAGTGATAGTGAACATCAGAAATCATATAGAATATCAGGCCTTGTATACCaccagagaatttatactggagagaagctctacaaatataaagaaaagcaaccaaagcttttagtaaaaaaaaaaggtcttatttaccacagaggaacccacaatggagagaagccctacaaatgtaaagattgtgccaAAGCTTTTGGTCAACAATCAATCCTTATTcaccacagaagaactcacactggagagaagtcctacaaatgtaaagattgtggcaaagcttttggtaaaaaatcacaccttatttaccATGGAAGAAATCACACTGAAGAGAAgtcttacaaatgtaaagaatgtgacaaAGGTTTTGGTAAAAAATCAGaccttattcgccacagcagaacacacagtggagagaagccctacaaatgtaaagattgtggcaaagcttttggcaaAAAATCACACCTCATTTGCCACAGACGAACTCACACTGgaaagaagccctacaaatgcacagattgtggcaaagcttttggaaaaaaatcataccttatttaccacagcagaactcacactggagagaagctctacaaatgtaaagaatgtgccaAAGCTTttgctcaaaaatcaatccttattcaccacagaagaactcacactggagagaagccctacaaatgtaaagattgtggcaaagcttttggtcaaaaatcacaccttatttaccatagaagaactcacactagagagaagccctacaaatgtaaagaatgtgacaaagcttttggtcaaaaatcagaccttattcgccacagcagaacacacagtagagagaagccctacaaatgtaaagaatgtgacaaAGCTTTTGGTAAAACATCAGaccttattcgccacagcagaacacacagtggagagaagccctacaaatgtaaagattgtaacAAAGCTTTTGGTCGAAAATCAGACCTTAtttaccacagcagaactcacactggagagaagccctacaattgtaaagattgtggcaaagcttttggcaaAAAATCACACCTCATTTGCCACAgacgaactcacactggagagaagccctacaaatgtacagattgtggcaaagcttttggacaaaaatcagaccttatttaccacagcagaactcacactggagagaagccctacaaatgtaaagaatttggcaaagctttttctcaaaaatcaatccctattcgccacagaagaactcacactggagagaagccctacaattgtaaagattgtggcaaagcttttggtcaaaaatcacaccttatttaccatggaagaactcacactggagagaagccctacaaatgtaaagaatgtgacaaagcttttggtcaaaaatcagaccttattcgccacagcagaacacacagtggagagaagccctacaaatgtaaagaatgtgacgAAGCTTTTGCTAAAAAATCAGaccttattcgccacagcagaactcacactggagagaagccctacaaatgtaaagattgtaacAAAGCTTTTGTTCGAAAATCAGACCTTAtttaccacagcagaactcacactggagagaagccccacaaatgtaaagattgtggcaaagcttttgccaAAAAATCATACCTCATTTGCCACAgacgaactcacactggagagaagccctacaaatgtacagattgtggcaaagcttttggacaAAAATCAGAACTTATTTACCAcaggagaactcacactggagagaagccctacaattgtaaagattgtggcaaagcttttggtcaaaaatcacaccttatttaccatggaagaactcacactggagagaagccctacaaatgtaaagaatgtgacaaagcttttggtcaaaaatcagaccttattcgccacagcagaacacacagtggagagaagccctacaaatgtaaagaatgtgacaaagcttttgctaaaaaatcagaccttattcgccacagcagaactcacactggagagaagccctacaaatgtaaagattgtaacAAAGCTTTTGGTCGAAAATCAGACCTTAtttaccacagcagaactcacactggagagaagccccacaaatgtaaagattgtggcaaagcttttgccaAAAAATCACACCTCATTTGCCACAgacgaactcacactggagagaagccctacaaatgtacagattgtggcaaagcttttggacaAAAATCAGAACTTATTTACCAcaggagaactcacactggagagaagccctacaaatgtaaagaatgtggcaaagcttttgctcaaaaatcaatccctattcgccacagaagaactcacactggagagaagccctacaattgtaaagattgtggcaaagcttttggtcaaaaatcacaccttatttaccatggaagaactcacactggagagaagccctacagatgtaaagaatgtgacaaagcttttggtcaaaaatcagaccttattcgccacagcagaacacacagtggagagaagccctataaatgtaaagaatgtgacaaagcttttggtaaaaaatcagaccttattcgccacagcagaacacacagtggagagaagccctacaaatgtaaagattgtaacAAAGCTTTTGGTCGAAAATCAGACCTTATTTACCatggcagaactcacactggagataagccctacaaatgtaaagattgtggcaaagcttttggtaaaaaatcacaccttatttaccATGGAAGAACTCAcaatggagagaagccctacaaatgttcagaatgtggcaaagcttttggtgacAAATCAAACCTTACTCGCCACAGCAGAAACGACTGTGGAGAGAAGTCCTACcatt TCAAATTGGAAAACAATCCAGAAAGTTCATAA